From Pieris rapae chromosome 3, ilPieRapa1.1, whole genome shotgun sequence, a single genomic window includes:
- the LOC111000663 gene encoding uncharacterized protein LOC111000663 produces the protein MGRKMALVLVLMIVITATSANTNGEMALANVTRMASGDIFSLVGTDCGLTRCMEMSHGTALAALGGSGCMCQCRKDTPAFREDRRICVNHIDECPMASFGRGSTKPQIPFVFLPLKGQIIYPSKEIIFTDVEDSVCAVTSAQYLSSSGWVTLRDLVDNDVPFGLYRDEGSTYLQWKGSSALHARLEGRLVAVHVLCSAPPPARLATSCAAFRVAGATHNALLDVRSIPFHAGETVTVEPTTQSHGLSVLESLAIGVCVLMLVFIYAAGIIFYIHYKQKQKRKTKDPELNITNTISENGSTIDSRINMDSMRMKTNPLLDSMRGDYINEAGLSDVSEQTEDTIDSSPSNYHKFQERNSSVVSAVVHTKRKKPTRSNIRATSTPERLNERFQRRSASPEMEKAPHSDVSILHCNIENNVIENIPQVTNEEPVIRRKLYFNPVFFETEHLKNPPPAAIDFLNKLREVMSIAKEKMTSKRFIPNLSDIAEEESYHTIDLGWDIPCARRGRRFSAISLKRENSRRQIHCGGCPGCDSSRGQNSGLIRSNSCKTCVSDDYKQKIVQKWLEDVPLPTHVTKPTKVAKVSGTPRVIEPKEKDEMRVNPAEPLRNEECETLIISESILKEIINDTRTKNKSNEHTLSKTESEIDINENNPNFTQHEKRTDLNHATRRVRKKLPPPPPPPTVLPNVDDEPEPVLPEVKEKMGAVIRELNKCQRIAPDILNDSVVLPEQATPKIIIPVTAAEYDTTPNIHHKEFFMSRDVDIDYDSLERGNKHRRFSLEFGSDLSQQDDSPYQQNLQKSRERLSRSWRDLKNAIDSNFSSLQPLPLDTDTKKAPHTKDIFVHSFEPIYNNVENLGPLTIEVRGSPIGERKPEKEDFDPDTLDRKPKKIIETHETKKCVEKILLKSGGSFKNKLNVPQAQKEKTPPEAAFTRKIGSLRQIYEAKNRAPDGEVGFYERRGSIPHDPKELSEYVKKLDIMRSKDQSDQRQILQNKHKLDMLSKISSIHNSPHSDRYQSSEERDKFPSRIDNLQTRKSGRRSVRTRTRRLDLKKPKTEDSGYLSTDSNESKRRTRYLMQLKPKQQTPDVLAKPVPALSQGLQIESDTDELESLCDGRSESGGESVETDSVFFGNFNDSKRMYEELRLEEENSEKLTRSQEQIDSGFAGETNIILSGDSDSEHKSVISIVTGRDGRASVTSNSSKLDDSPYIQSVECS, from the exons ATGGGGCGTAAGATGGCGCTTGTTCTTGTTCTGATGATAGTGATTACTGCAACAAGTGCGAACACAAACGGAGAGATGGCGCTAGCTAACGTGACACGAATGGCATCGGGTGATATATTTTCGTTAGTTG gcACCGACTGCGGTCTGACCCGTTGTATGGAGATGTCGCATGGTACAGCCCTAGCGGCACTTGGAGGCAGCGGTTGCATGTGTCAATGTCGAAAAGACACACCCGCCTTCAGAGAAGATCGACGGATATGTGTCAATCACATTGATG AATGTCCTATGGCAAGCTTCGGTCGGGGTTCGACTAAGCCCCAAATACCATTTGTCTTCCTGCCGTTGAAGGGTCAAATCATATATCCCTCGAAAGAGATAATTTTTACAg ACGTAGAAGATTCAGTGTGTGCGGTGACCAGTGCTCAGTACCTTTCATCGTCTGGTTGGGTTACTCTCCGAGATCTGGTGGATAACGACGTTCCCTTCGGCCTTTATAGAGATGAGGGTAGCACATACTTACAG TGGAAAGGGTCATCAGCGTTACACGCAAGACTGGAGGGCAGGTTGGTGGCAGTTCACGTGCTGTGTTCAGCTCCGCCCCCCGCGAGACTTGCAACGTCATGCGCTGCGTTTCGAGTCGCCGGCGCAACGCATAATGCTCTACTTG atgTAAGATCAATACCATTCCATGCTGGAGAAACGGTAACCGTTGAGCCGACCACACAGAGCCACGGATTGAGCGTCCTTGAATCTCTAGCTATTGGTGTGTGTGTACTGATGCTGGTCTTCATTTACGCTGCTggtattatattctatatacattataagcAGAAACAGAAGAGGAAGACTAAGGACCCAGAATTGAACATTACCAATACTATCAGTGAAAATGGTTCAACAATAGATTCGAGAATAAATATGGATAGTATG AGAATGAAAACCAATCCTTTGCTGGATAGTATGAGAGGGGATTATATAAATGAAGCTGGTTTGTCTGATGTCAGTGAACAGACAGAGGATACAATTGATTCTTCTCCTTCTAATTATCATAAA tttcagGAAAGAAATTCTAGTGTAGTATCAGCAGTGGTGCATACGAAAAGAAAGAAGCCAACGAGATCAAACATAAGAGCTACATCTACTCCCGAGAGGTTAAATGAAAGATTTCAAAGAAGGTCTGCATCTCCAGAAATGGAAAAGGCTCCACATTCAGATGTTTCAATTTTACATTgcaatatagaaaataacgTCATTGAGAATATTCCACAAGTAACAAACGAAGAGCCAGTTATTagaagaaaattgtattttaatccTGTGTTTTTCGAAACCGAACACTTAAAG aATCCACCTCCAGCTGCGATCGATTTTCTAAACAAACTTCGTGAAGTTATGTCAAttgcaaaagaaaaaatgACGTCAAAACGATTCATCCCTAATCTATCAGATATTGCCGAAGAAGAATCGTATCATACTATAGATCTTGGCTGGGATATTCCATGTGCTCGACGTGGTAGAAGGTTTAGCGCGATCAGTCTTAAAAGGGAAAATAGTAGGAGACAAATCCACTGCGGTGGATGTCCAGGTTGTGACAGTAGTAGAGGACAAAATTCAGGACTGATAAGGTCTAATTCTTGCAAAACATGTGTAAGTGACGATTATAAGCAGAAAATTGTACAAAAGTGGCTAGAAGATGTTCCTTTGCCAACACATGTGACTAAACCAACTAAAGTAGCTAAAGTAAGTGGAACACCCAGAGTTATTGAGCCAAAAGAAAAGGACGAAATGCGTGTTAATCCAGCGGAACCACTACGTAATGAAGAATGtgaaactttaataatttccgaatctattttaaaggaaataataaatgatacaCGCacgaaaaacaaaagtaatgaACATACGTTATCAAAGACAGAAAGTGAAAttgatataaatgaaaataatccAAACTTCACGCAACAtgagaaaagaacagatttaaATCACGCAACTCGACGAGTTCGAAAGAAATTACCACCTCCACCTCCACCGCCAACAGTACTACCAAACGTTGACGATGAACCAGAACCAGTCTTGCCGGAAGTAAAAGAAAAGATGGGGGCAGTAATTAGGGAGTTAAATAAATGCCAAAGAATAGCACCCGATATTCTGAATGATAGCGTAGTTTTACCCGAACAAGCTActccaaaaataataataccagtTACTGCGGCAGAATATGACACGACACCAAATATACACCATAAAGAGTTTTTCATGTCAAGAGACGTTGATATAGACTATGATAGCTTAGAACGAGGTAATAAACACAGAAGATTTTCACTTGAGTTCGGTTCTGATTTATCTCAACAGGATGATAGTCCTTATCAGCAGAATTTACAAAAGTCGCGGGAGAGACTCTCACGTAGTTGGcgcgatttaaaaaatgcaattgATAGTAATTTCTCGTCACTGCAGCCGTTGCCTCTAGATACCGATACTAAAAAGGCGCCTCATACTAAAGATATATTTGTACATAGTTTTGAACCTATTTACAATAACGTAGAAAATCTAGGTCCCTTAACCATAGAAGTTCGAGGGTCGCCCATAGGAGAACGAAAACCCGAAAAAGAAGACTTTGATCCTGATACGCTTGATCGTAAGCCAAAGAAAATTATAGAGACGCATGAAACCAAGAAGTGTGTcgaaaaaattttgttaaagtcGGGgggaagttttaaaaataaactcaatGTACCCCAGGCACAAAAAGAAAAGACTCCGCCCGAAGCGGCATTTACAAGAAAGATTGGTAGCTTACGCCAAATTTATGAGGCAAAAAATAGAGCTCCAGATGGTGAAGTAGGATTTTACGAGAGACGAGGAAGTATTCCACATGATCCAAAAGAGTTGTCAGAATATGTCAAAAAGCTAGATATAATGCGATCTAAGGACCAAAGTGATCAAAGgcaaattttacaaaacaaacacaaattaGATATGCTTTCTAAAATTTCATCAATACATAACAGCCCCCATAGTGATCGCTACCAATCTTCTGAAGAAAGAGATAAATTTCCATCTAGAATTGATAACTTACAGACTCGGAAATCAGGTCGACGTTCAGTAAGAACACGAACACGTAGACTAGATctaaaaaaacccaaaacaGAAGATTCAGGTTACTTGAGCACTGACTCTAACGAATCCAAGCGTCGAACGAGATATCTGATGCAACTAAAGCCAAAACAGCAAACGCCAGACGTTCTTGCAAAACCTGTTCCAGCATTAAGTCAGGGTCTTCAGATAGAATCAGATACAGATGAGTTAGAGTCTTTGTGTGACGGTCGAAGTGAGTCAGGAGGAGAAAGCGTAGAAACGGATTCAGTATTCTTTGGAAACTTTAATGACTCTAAAAGAATGTATGAAGAATTAAGATTGGAAGAAGAAAACAGCGAGAAGTTAACACGAAGTCAAGAACAAATTGATTCAGGTTTCGCAGGTGAAACGAACATTATATTAAGTGGTGATAGTGACTCGGAACATAAAAGTGTTATTTCTATTGTGACTGGTAGAGACGGCAGAGCCTCAGTTACTTCTAATAGCTCAAAACTAGACGATTCCCCATACATTCAATCTGTAGAAT